Part of the Dermatophilus congolensis genome is shown below.
TGATGATGGTGAATTTCTTGTGGGGGCCAGCTACCACGGTGGTTTTGGTGCTGTATGGCGGGTGCGCGATGGGGTGATTGGTGAGCAAACCTCCCGGGTGGAGTTCGCGAACGTGCACTGCAGCCGGGTAGTGGGTGACCGGGTGTATTTCGTTGCGCTGGGTGATGATTTGGTGGCGCAGTATCAGTTGTTGCCCAATGGGTCACTGGTGGCTTTGGGTGGGGAAACCGTGGTGTTGCCTTTCGGTAGCGGGCCTCGCCATCTGGTAGTTGATGGCGATAACGCGTATGTGGTGACAGAGTTTTCTGGTGAAGTGATGCGCCTTTCGGTGGGAGTAGATGGTGCGCTGTCGCCAGGTGAGGCGATGTTGCAGGTGCGCCCTGATTCAGGGTTGCGGCACAGCCGGTTTGGGGCCGACCCGTTGGCAGAGGGGCTGGTGTGGGGTGCGGATGTGCATATTGCGGGTAGCTGGCTATTGGCATCGGAGCGGAATGCCTCGACGTTGGCGGTGATTAGCAGGGATGAGCAGGGTGTTTTGGGTCAGGTGGTGGACATAGTTACCACGGAAAAGCAGCCTCGTGGCTTC
Proteins encoded:
- a CDS encoding lactonase family protein encodes the protein MTYLVLTANAGDGTISTLRLTPREDGSAAAMDVLATSPGGKGNSTIAVDARRDLVYTTYKPATDKDQAGIAVLELDRSCGALTELHRFDVDASLAYLDLSDDGEFLVGASYHGGFGAVWRVRDGVIGEQTSRVEFANVHCSRVVGDRVYFVALGDDLVAQYQLLPNGSLVALGGETVVLPFGSGPRHLVVDGDNAYVVTEFSGEVMRLSVGVDGALSPGEAMLQVRPDSGLRHSRFGADPLAEGLVWGADVHIAGSWLLASERNASTLAVISRDEQGVLGQVVDIVTTEKQPRGFGVTPDGQFVVAVGEKSTTARLYRVSEEGSLLDIGSAQVGAGANWVSFIEA